The following proteins are encoded in a genomic region of Oncorhynchus kisutch isolate 150728-3 linkage group LG6, Okis_V2, whole genome shotgun sequence:
- the LOC109892194 gene encoding homeobox protein Nkx-3.2-like, whose protein sequence is MDTGSEDFPASCRSDEGACMVSDQKSYDSDSGLSDDNASKALAVCKSEKNRDPVSDVLEESLQDETAHECTSVDNAHGLRDCEPSVSDSNNVDDASRDKSSDQPKQRKKRSRAAFSHAQVFELERRFNRQRYLSGPERADLAASLKLTETQVKIWFQNRRYKTKRHQMAADLIASVPAAKKVAVKVLVRDDQRQYNPGELLRPPLLSLQPSYYYPYAYCLPAWTLSTCAGNQ, encoded by the exons ATGGATACTGGTTCGGAGGACTTTCCCGCATCGTGTAGAAGTGACGAGGGGGCTTGCATGGTCAGCGATCAGAAAAGTTACGACTCCGATTCAGGTCTCAGTGATGACAATGCCAGCAAGGCCCTGGCCGTTTGTAAGTCAGAGAAAAACAGGGATCCTGTTTCAGACGTTCTGGAAGAAAGTTTGCAGGACGAAACGGCCCATGAATGCACTTCTGTCGATAACGCACACGGTCTTAGAGACTGTGAACCTAGTGTTTCAG ATTCCAACAACGTAGACGATGCCAGTCGTGATAAAAGTTCGGATCAGCCCAAACAGAGGAAAAAACGCTCAAGGGCTGCGTTCTCCCACGCGCAAGTGTTCGAACTCGAGCGGAGGTTCAATCGCCAAAGATACCTATCCGGACCGGAGAGAGCAGACCTGGCGGCTTCCCTGAAGCTGACAGAGACGCAGGTCAAAATATGGTTCCAGAATCGTAGATATAAAACAAAACGTCATCAAATGGCTGCCGACTTGATTGCCTCGGTCCCTGCAGCAAAGAAAGTGGCGGTGAAAGTGTTAGTTCGAGACGACCAGAGACAGTACAACCCCGGAGAACTACTgcggcctcctctcctctctctccaaccgTCTTATTACTACCCCTATGCCTATTGCCTCCCTGCATGGACGCTCTCTACTTGTGCTGGGAATCAATGA